The genomic window GTCGTCGCCTCGTTGCTACCTGTCATCGAAGCCTGGTGTCATCGACGCCGTATCTCTCCGTCTAAGGTCCTGCTGCCACTATCATTCGCAGCGCTTTTCGGGAGCACACTCACACTGCTGGGGAGTTCAGTGAATTTGCTGGTCAGTGACATCAGCGAGCAACTGGGCAATGGATCTCTAGAACTGTTTAGCTTCACAGCCATCGGCGTGCCGATCTGGCTCGCCGGAACCACCTATCTCATGCTTGCCCCTCAGGCCCTGTTGCCAGACCGTGGCAGCAACAGCGATGAACTAGGAGACAACAAAGACCAGACCGGTTACTTCACAGAGGTCACCATCCCTCAGAACTCGCAACTGGTAGGACAATCCCTACACAACAGTCGTTTACAACGTCGTTTTGATGTAGACGTGCTGGAACTGCAAAGAGGTCGAGAACGACTCCTACCGCCCCTGGCTGATCGCAGACTGGAACCTGGCGACCGACTTCTTCTCAGGGTCACCCGCGCAGACCTACTTCGTCTCCAACAAGAACACAACGTACAGCTAGCAACAAGAGAGTCGATCGCTCCGTCCTCACTGTCCCCATCTAGCCTGGGCGAAGGGCAAAGAACTGTGGAAGTCCTCCTACCGGCGGGCTCAACTTTGGCTGGTGCAAGTCTGCGTGAACTGCGATTTCGGCAACGCCACAACGCCACAGTTCTTGCTCTCAGGCGTGGTCAGCAAACAGTGCAAGAGCGCCTTGGACAAGCTGTCCTACGCGAAGGCGATGTTTTACTGCTGCAAGCCCCACTGGACTCCATTCGCGGCCTGCAAGCCAGCAATGATTTGCTGGTCCTTGATCAGCTGGAAAACGACCTGCCCACAGTGCGCCGCAAACCACTGACCATCGCCATTGCTTTGGCCATGCTGATCATGCCGACAGTGACTGCCCTGCCACTGGTGGCAGCGGTCCTCCTTGCTGCAGTCGCGATGGTGGCAGGAGGATGCCTTCGCCCAGGGGAACTTCAGCGATCAATTCGTCTCGATGTGATTCTGCTGCTGGGGTCGCTCTCCAGCTTCAGCGTGGCAATGCAGAAAACCGGCCTGGCAGATGCTCTGGCAAGCAGCTTTGAAACCTTGCTGAATGACTGGTCCAATTACTTAGCCTTACTAGTCATCTTTCTGGTCACCACGCTCCTCACCCAGGTGATGAGCCCAGCCGCATCCGTTGCACTACTTGTCCCAGTGGCCATCCAACTCGCACCTGGACTAGACCTTGTACCCAATGCACTGCTCTTCACCGTGCTATTTGGTGCAAGCCAGTCTTTTCTGACACCAATGGGGCATCAGACAAACCTGATGGTGTTCGGTCCTGGGCGTTATCGATTTCTGGATGTAACCCGTTACGGAGCTGGCCTAACAGCCCTGATGACCGTGATGGTTCCTGGGCTGATCCTTTGGCATTTCGGCGGATCTTGAATACAGCAGAACTGTGCCAGCATTTGCAGAATCTGGTTCTATCCATCTGGGGAGAATCCTCAGGACAACCTTTGACTCTCGTCGCGATAAAGCGGAAACCCATCGGTGCCATTTCCTAAAGCCGTCCATCGCACTCAGGATTTGTACCGTCGCCTAACGGTTCCTCAATTCACTGTGGTCACAGGTTTGCTGGTGATCATCGCTGGGACTCTGATTCTCGCCACTCCGGTCTGCTCTAACGCCAAGGTGGGATTGTGGGAAGCATTGTTCACGGCGACCTCAGCAGTGACCGTGACTGGACTTTGCATTATTGATATCGGCCAAGATCTAACCAACGTCGGCCAGGGGGTTCTTGCAGCGATGATCCTTGCAGGTGGCCTTGGGCTGATGGCTATCACCACCTTCTTACAAGGTTTTGTGGTTCGCGGAACTGAACTGAGATGCAGGCTTGATCGAGGCAAAACCCTCGATGAATTCGGGGTTGGCGGCGTAGGCACGACTTTTCGAGGCATTGCCCTCACCGCAACAGTGCTGATCCTGATTGGCGCGATCGTGCTCTACATCTTTGGCTTCAATGACATCACCAACCATGGAGAACGACTGTGGGCTGCACTTTTTCACAGCATCTCTGCATACAACAACGCCGGCTTCGGCCTCTGGTCTGAC from Prochlorococcus marinus str. MIT 9313 includes these protein-coding regions:
- a CDS encoding SLC13 family permease, with the translated sequence MAVLSTAIQNPQALITLAVLLLAVVLFISGALAPELTGLLSMAMLMATGVLTPQQALAGFGRPALITLMGLFAVSAALFRSGALDRVRELIASERIRSPRRLIALLGLVVAPISSVLPNTPVVASLLPVIEAWCHRRRISPSKVLLPLSFAALFGSTLTLLGSSVNLLVSDISEQLGNGSLELFSFTAIGVPIWLAGTTYLMLAPQALLPDRGSNSDELGDNKDQTGYFTEVTIPQNSQLVGQSLHNSRLQRRFDVDVLELQRGRERLLPPLADRRLEPGDRLLLRVTRADLLRLQQEHNVQLATRESIAPSSLSPSSLGEGQRTVEVLLPAGSTLAGASLRELRFRQRHNATVLALRRGQQTVQERLGQAVLREGDVLLLQAPLDSIRGLQASNDLLVLDQLENDLPTVRRKPLTIAIALAMLIMPTVTALPLVAAVLLAAVAMVAGGCLRPGELQRSIRLDVILLLGSLSSFSVAMQKTGLADALASSFETLLNDWSNYLALLVIFLVTTLLTQVMSPAASVALLVPVAIQLAPGLDLVPNALLFTVLFGASQSFLTPMGHQTNLMVFGPGRYRFLDVTRYGAGLTALMTVMVPGLILWHFGGS